A DNA window from Aureibaculum sp. 2308TA14-22 contains the following coding sequences:
- a CDS encoding glycosyltransferase family 4 protein, which produces MSKKDSITNEKTRILYLGSGGFPFGSAAVQRQIQLAKSLIHAGYEVTVVNNRSTHDKKIARRESLKILGRYQGIQYFYSSLFTYRPKNIFVRKAARLTGNVIEVLTLLYFKVFKRTNHILLRAHKLKTLKYYYFITRVLKLELIYDYVEFYDSISNRDIVTYKNTKNSFDFNLTKYLDKVIVISVFLDNHIMKLNADVPVIKIPPIIDFDYFKKIEFKRTRKPFFLFCGSAAYMDIIEFIINSYSKSIAINNGYGLKLVINGNSEQLGKLNDFIEKNGKKIELLTKLPYLDLIGLYKSATALLIPISNNLQDAARFPFKICEYVASSNPIITSDAGAITEYFEDNVNAFIAVSDNVDDFTNKLNIVIGQPELAVKVGNTGYEFGKTVFNYKSYSEDLRKLIESR; this is translated from the coding sequence ATGAGCAAAAAAGATTCCATAACCAATGAAAAAACAAGAATTTTATACTTGGGTTCTGGAGGGTTCCCGTTTGGGTCCGCTGCTGTACAAAGGCAAATACAATTGGCTAAATCATTAATTCATGCAGGGTATGAAGTTACAGTAGTTAACAATAGAAGTACTCATGACAAAAAAATAGCAAGAAGGGAAAGTTTAAAAATCTTAGGTCGTTATCAAGGAATACAATATTTCTATTCTTCATTGTTTACATATAGGCCGAAAAATATTTTTGTCAGAAAAGCAGCACGCTTAACAGGTAATGTTATTGAGGTTTTAACATTACTCTATTTTAAAGTTTTTAAAAGGACAAATCATATTTTATTAAGAGCACATAAGCTTAAAACATTAAAATACTATTATTTTATCACTCGGGTTTTAAAACTAGAACTAATCTATGACTATGTTGAGTTTTATGATTCTATTAGCAATCGAGATATTGTAACCTATAAAAACACAAAAAATAGTTTTGATTTTAATCTAACTAAATATTTAGACAAGGTGATAGTAATCAGTGTTTTTTTAGACAATCATATTATGAAATTAAATGCTGATGTACCAGTCATTAAGATTCCACCTATTATTGATTTTGATTATTTCAAAAAAATTGAATTTAAAAGAACACGGAAACCTTTTTTTTTGTTTTGTGGATCTGCGGCCTATATGGATATTATAGAATTTATTATTAATTCATATTCAAAATCAATAGCAATCAATAATGGTTATGGCTTAAAATTAGTAATTAACGGTAATTCTGAACAACTAGGTAAACTGAATGATTTTATTGAAAAAAATGGGAAAAAAATTGAGCTTTTAACCAAATTACCTTATTTAGATTTAATAGGTTTATATAAATCGGCAACTGCTTTGTTGATACCAATTAGCAACAATTTACAAGATGCTGCTAGGTTTCCTTTTAAAATTTGTGAATACGTAGCATCATCTAACCCAATAATTACTTCAGATGCAGGTGCAATTACAGAGTATTTTGAAGACAATGTAAATGCATTTATTGCGGTATCTGATAATGTTGATGATTTTACAAACAAACTAAATATTGTAATTGGGCAACCTGAATTGGCAGTTAAAGTAGGTAATACAGGTTATGAGTTCGGTAAAACCGTGTTTAATTATAAATCATATAGTGAAGATTTAAGAAAGTTGATCGAATCTCGAT
- a CDS encoding GDP-L-fucose synthase family protein produces the protein MNKSSKIYIAGHRGMVGSAIWRNLESRGFKNLIGRTSKELDLTDQSEVNAFFKNEKPEYVILAAAKVGGIVANNTYRAQFIYENTQIQNNVIHNAYLNNVKKLLFLGSSCIYPKNADQPLKEEYLLTSGLEYTNEPYAIAKIAGIKMCESYNIQYGTNFISVMPTNLYGPNDNYDLEKSHVLPALTRKIYLSKCLENNEWNAIKKNLEKLPIENVSGNSDKDSILKIFNKYGIKLDNSNNVSITLWGSGKPMREFLHADDMADACCYLIEKVNFSDLIKDSSEIKNTHINIGCGVDITINGLAEKIKKIIGFKGEFIWDSKMPDGTFRKLLDVNKLNSLGWKAKIDLDSGLNDVYKNYVSRNLS, from the coding sequence ATGAATAAAAGTTCAAAAATATATATAGCTGGGCACAGAGGTATGGTTGGTTCGGCAATTTGGAGAAATTTAGAAAGTAGAGGATTTAAAAATTTAATTGGCAGAACATCTAAAGAATTAGATTTAACAGACCAAAGTGAGGTCAACGCTTTTTTTAAAAATGAAAAACCTGAATATGTAATCCTTGCAGCTGCAAAAGTTGGGGGAATAGTGGCTAACAACACTTACAGAGCACAATTTATTTATGAAAATACTCAAATCCAGAATAATGTAATTCATAATGCCTATTTGAACAATGTAAAAAAATTACTTTTTTTAGGCAGCTCTTGTATCTATCCTAAAAATGCCGATCAGCCACTTAAGGAAGAATATTTGTTAACATCTGGTTTAGAATATACCAATGAACCCTATGCTATTGCCAAAATTGCAGGTATAAAAATGTGCGAATCGTACAATATTCAGTACGGTACTAATTTTATTTCTGTAATGCCTACAAATTTATACGGTCCAAATGATAACTACGATTTAGAAAAATCACATGTGCTGCCCGCTTTAACACGAAAAATATACTTAAGTAAATGCTTAGAAAATAATGAATGGAATGCCATAAAAAAGAATTTAGAAAAATTACCTATTGAGAATGTAAGCGGCAATTCCGACAAGGATTCAATTCTAAAAATATTTAACAAGTATGGTATAAAGTTAGACAATTCCAATAATGTCAGTATAACCTTATGGGGCTCAGGAAAACCAATGAGGGAATTTTTGCATGCTGATGATATGGCTGATGCTTGTTGCTATCTAATTGAAAAAGTTAATTTCAGTGACTTAATAAAAGATTCCTCAGAAATTAAGAATACGCATATAAATATTGGATGCGGTGTTGATATAACCATTAATGGACTAGCCGAAAAAATTAAAAAAATTATAGGTTTTAAAGGGGAATTTATATGGGATTCCAAAATGCCGGACGGCACTTTTAGAAAACTACTAGATGTAAATAAACTAAATAGCTTGGGCTGGAAAGCTAAAATTGATTTGGACTCAGGTTTGAATGATGTTTATAAAAACTATGTTAGTCGTAATTTAAGTTAG
- the gmd gene encoding GDP-mannose 4,6-dehydratase, which translates to MNKKVALITGVTGQDGAYLSEFLLKKGYIVHGLKRRSSLFNTDRIDHLYQDPHVDNANFILHYGDMTDSTNLIRIIQEVQPDEIYNLAAMSHVKVSFDTPEYTANADGIGTLRVLEAVRILGMEKKTKIYQASTSELYGLVQEVPQSEKTPFYPRSPYAVAKMYAYWITVNYREAYGMYACNGILFNHESPIRGETFVTRKITRATARIALGLQDQIFLGNLDAKRDWGHAKDYVRMMWMLLQADEPQDWVIATGITTSVRDFVKLAFNEVGIELEFRGEGVYEKGYIKACENTDYQIEIGKEVVAVDSRYFRPTEVELLIGDPSKAFKELGWKPEYDLQALVKDMMISDIKLMQKDQYLKKGGYQTLNYFE; encoded by the coding sequence ATGAATAAAAAAGTAGCATTAATAACTGGAGTTACGGGACAAGATGGGGCTTATCTAAGTGAGTTTTTACTAAAAAAAGGATATATAGTACATGGGTTAAAGCGTAGATCATCACTTTTCAATACTGATAGAATTGATCATTTATACCAAGACCCTCATGTAGATAATGCTAATTTTATACTTCATTATGGCGACATGACAGACAGCACCAATTTAATACGAATTATTCAAGAAGTACAACCTGATGAAATTTATAATTTGGCAGCAATGTCTCATGTTAAAGTGAGTTTTGATACACCTGAATATACTGCAAACGCAGATGGTATCGGGACCTTAAGAGTTTTAGAAGCGGTACGTATTTTAGGCATGGAGAAAAAAACCAAAATATATCAGGCATCTACATCTGAACTTTACGGATTGGTACAAGAAGTACCGCAATCAGAAAAGACACCCTTCTATCCGCGTTCGCCCTATGCCGTAGCCAAAATGTATGCGTATTGGATTACTGTAAATTATAGAGAAGCCTATGGAATGTACGCATGTAACGGTATTTTGTTTAATCATGAATCTCCAATTAGAGGAGAAACTTTTGTTACAAGAAAAATTACCAGAGCTACAGCTAGAATAGCATTGGGTCTTCAAGACCAAATATTTTTGGGCAATTTAGATGCAAAAAGAGATTGGGGGCATGCCAAAGACTACGTGCGTATGATGTGGATGCTATTGCAGGCCGATGAACCTCAAGATTGGGTAATTGCTACAGGCATAACAACTTCGGTTAGAGACTTTGTGAAATTAGCTTTTAACGAAGTAGGAATAGAACTCGAGTTTCGTGGAGAAGGCGTTTATGAGAAAGGCTATATAAAAGCATGTGAAAATACGGATTATCAGATAGAAATAGGCAAAGAAGTTGTTGCAGTGGATTCAAGATATTTTAGACCTACAGAGGTAGAATTGCTTATAGGTGATCCCTCAAAAGCATTTAAAGAATTAGGCTGGAAACCAGAATATGACTTACAGGCTCTTGTTAAAGATATGATGATTAGTGATATTAAATTAATGCAAAAAGACCAATACCTAAAAAAAGGAGGGTATCAAACTTTGAATTATTTTGAATAA
- the rffA gene encoding dTDP-4-amino-4,6-dideoxygalactose transaminase gives MIPFNKPFLTGKETEYIVEAVNSGHISGNGVFTKRCHKFFTEKYNFHKVLLTTSCTDALEMCALLLDIQPGDEVIVPSYTFVSSALAFVRQGAKIIFTDSLSNHPNMDVDKVENLITEKTKAIVPVHYASMAVEMDKLMKIANKYGIYVVEDAAQAINTFYKDKPLGGIGHLGAYSFHETKNIISGEGGMLIINDKSMADRAEVLWEKGTNRASFFRGEVNKYGWVDTGSSFLPSEITAAFLYAQLEKMDMIQRNRVSIWNLYNDGLSELEKQGKIKLPIVPEHSTNNGHMFYIICKSLNERTKLISFLKERNILSVFHYLSLHKSEFYSKSNVVPELSMSDYYTDHLLRLPFYFELTDDEVIKVIETVIEFYNNIK, from the coding sequence ATGATACCATTTAATAAACCTTTTTTAACTGGTAAAGAGACCGAATATATTGTTGAGGCGGTAAATTCTGGTCATATATCGGGTAATGGCGTATTTACAAAGAGATGTCATAAATTTTTTACGGAAAAGTACAACTTTCATAAAGTACTACTTACAACTTCTTGTACAGATGCACTTGAAATGTGTGCATTATTGCTAGATATACAACCTGGAGATGAAGTAATTGTTCCATCTTACACTTTTGTGTCATCAGCATTGGCGTTTGTAAGACAAGGAGCTAAGATTATTTTTACTGATTCTTTATCCAATCACCCTAATATGGATGTTGATAAAGTTGAAAATTTAATAACCGAAAAAACCAAAGCAATAGTACCCGTACATTATGCAAGTATGGCCGTTGAAATGGATAAGCTAATGAAAATTGCCAATAAATATGGTATTTATGTTGTTGAAGATGCTGCACAAGCCATTAACACTTTCTATAAAGATAAACCTTTGGGAGGCATAGGTCACTTAGGAGCATATTCATTTCATGAAACGAAAAATATAATATCTGGTGAAGGTGGAATGCTGATTATTAATGATAAGTCTATGGCTGATCGTGCTGAAGTTTTATGGGAAAAGGGAACAAACAGAGCCTCTTTTTTTAGAGGAGAAGTAAATAAATACGGTTGGGTAGACACAGGATCATCATTTCTTCCGTCTGAAATAACCGCTGCCTTTTTATATGCTCAGTTAGAAAAAATGGATATGATCCAACGAAATAGAGTTTCGATATGGAATCTTTATAATGACGGATTATCCGAATTAGAAAAACAAGGAAAAATAAAATTACCGATTGTACCAGAACACTCAACTAACAATGGGCACATGTTTTATATTATTTGTAAATCATTAAATGAAAGAACTAAACTGATCTCTTTTTTAAAGGAAAGAAATATATTAAGCGTATTTCATTATTTAAGTCTTCACAAAAGCGAATTCTATTCAAAAAGCAATGTCGTGCCAGAATTATCAATGAGCGATTATTATACCGACCATTTATTGCGATTGCCCTTTTATTTTGAATTAACAGATGATGAAGTCATTAAAGTTATAGAAACAGTAATAGAATTCTATAATAATATAAAGTAA
- a CDS encoding glycosyltransferase, with amino-acid sequence MNILILSSNNPYITAGVIAHSLLKGLQAKGHHSKLIVKEYARYKEDDVVCIQSKTDVLKFKIKNRLKKIFGVKSKNDFLDNDYSIQDYDQTKQYFNTKDVLKHIDFKPDVIIYLFPQKYLNIENLHELNKATKAPIFWYLMDSAALTGGCHYFWDCKKYLIGCGSCPGMRSTNPKDQSYINFDFKQKFINRTDIRLITGTTNDYKTAKTSLLYRNKPIHKAFLPVDKLFKPVSKNDLRIKLGVPNDKMVFFIGTNNLAHKRKGIDYLIKSLKIIKDKNKGQNIFLIIAGNNFDYIEKELPFEYKYLGHFNNQGQLAEAYQTADFYICPSIQDGGPFMINQSIMCGTPVVSFKMGVAPDLVIPNKTGFLAELKNVNELADRIIDASSISKEELQRMSDNSRKLGLEELHIDTFVENIEKIFTT; translated from the coding sequence ATGAATATATTAATACTAAGTAGTAACAATCCATATATTACAGCTGGTGTAATAGCTCATAGTCTTTTAAAGGGTTTACAAGCAAAGGGTCATCATTCAAAGTTAATAGTAAAAGAATATGCTCGTTATAAGGAAGATGATGTTGTTTGTATCCAATCAAAGACAGATGTTCTAAAGTTTAAAATAAAGAATAGGCTAAAAAAAATTTTTGGAGTTAAATCGAAAAACGATTTTTTGGATAATGATTATTCAATACAAGATTATGACCAAACAAAACAGTATTTTAATACCAAAGATGTTTTAAAACATATTGATTTTAAGCCAGATGTAATCATATATTTATTTCCCCAAAAATATTTAAATATTGAAAACTTACATGAATTAAACAAAGCTACCAAAGCACCTATTTTTTGGTATTTAATGGATTCAGCAGCATTAACGGGAGGTTGTCATTATTTTTGGGATTGTAAAAAATATTTAATCGGTTGCGGATCTTGCCCAGGAATGAGATCAACAAATCCAAAAGACCAGTCTTATATTAACTTTGATTTTAAACAAAAATTTATAAACAGAACAGATATTAGATTAATTACAGGTACAACTAACGATTATAAAACTGCTAAAACAAGTTTATTATATCGAAATAAACCAATTCATAAAGCGTTTTTACCCGTAGATAAATTATTTAAACCAGTTTCTAAAAATGATTTAAGAATAAAATTAGGTGTTCCTAATGATAAGATGGTATTCTTTATTGGTACCAATAATTTGGCTCATAAAAGAAAAGGAATAGATTATTTAATAAAGAGTTTAAAAATTATTAAAGATAAAAATAAAGGACAAAATATATTTTTGATAATAGCTGGGAATAATTTTGACTATATAGAAAAAGAATTGCCATTTGAATATAAGTACTTAGGTCATTTTAATAATCAAGGACAATTGGCAGAAGCCTATCAAACCGCAGATTTCTACATTTGTCCTTCAATTCAAGATGGAGGTCCTTTCATGATTAATCAATCTATTATGTGTGGTACACCAGTAGTGTCATTTAAAATGGGAGTTGCTCCTGATTTAGTAATTCCCAATAAAACAGGGTTTTTAGCAGAGCTAAAAAACGTAAATGAACTCGCTGATAGAATCATCGATGCTTCGTCTATAAGTAAAGAAGAGTTACAGAGAATGTCAGATAATTCTAGAAAATTAGGTCTTGAAGAACTCCATATAGATACCTTTGTAGAAAATATTGAGAAAATCTTTACTACTTAA
- a CDS encoding lipopolysaccharide biosynthesis protein produces the protein MNWKPFNIIKSFFKGHERTVKAKKNIIASAFIKGLSMIVGFLMIRITLDYLDKTNYGIFLTLTSFLAWFSFFEVGLGNGLKNKLAEALAVKDYKLGKIYVSTTYAILALITSFIAVIFFISNFYIDWTVILNTDKKLFTELTSLTFIIFGFFFLKFVMQLISVVLFADQRPALGNIFGPIGNLIALILIYILTKTTEGSLVYLGWVISVVPVIVLLVATIYFYNNDYKHIAPSFSHVKMEYAKDLLNLGVKFFFIQIIGLIVYQSSNFIIAQYLGPAEVTVYNIGYKYFSILMMAFNIIVAPFWAAYTEAWVKKDMVWIKNTVKKLLMIWGGLAIGGILMVFFADPFYHILSKGKVEVPLKLSIALLIYFITFNFGGIFVMFINGVGKIKLQMYSSAIGALVFIAVAIILVKYYKIGMIGLVVASILSNFYGLILAPIQYRKLINNSATGIWGK, from the coding sequence ATGAACTGGAAGCCTTTTAATATAATAAAATCATTTTTTAAAGGACATGAACGTACTGTAAAAGCAAAAAAGAACATTATTGCTTCTGCTTTTATAAAAGGATTGAGTATGATTGTTGGTTTTCTAATGATACGAATTACATTAGATTATTTAGATAAAACTAACTATGGTATTTTTTTAACTTTGACTTCCTTTTTAGCTTGGTTTTCATTTTTTGAAGTAGGTTTAGGTAATGGGCTTAAGAATAAGTTAGCTGAAGCATTAGCGGTAAAAGATTATAAATTAGGTAAAATTTATGTGAGTACAACTTATGCAATCTTGGCACTTATAACCAGTTTTATTGCTGTTATTTTTTTTATATCTAATTTCTATATTGATTGGACAGTTATATTGAATACTGATAAGAAACTTTTTACTGAATTAACAAGTTTAACATTTATTATTTTTGGTTTTTTCTTTTTAAAATTTGTAATGCAGTTAATAAGTGTAGTATTATTTGCTGACCAACGCCCCGCATTAGGTAATATTTTTGGGCCAATAGGCAATTTAATAGCTCTTATTCTAATTTATATTCTGACAAAAACAACAGAAGGGTCTTTAGTTTATCTTGGATGGGTGATAAGCGTAGTCCCAGTAATTGTCCTTTTAGTAGCTACCATCTATTTTTATAATAATGATTATAAACATATAGCACCTTCTTTTAGTCACGTAAAAATGGAATACGCCAAGGACTTATTAAATCTAGGTGTCAAGTTTTTTTTTATTCAAATAATAGGCCTCATTGTATATCAATCATCAAATTTTATCATTGCACAATATCTTGGGCCAGCAGAAGTAACTGTTTATAACATTGGATATAAATATTTTTCAATTTTAATGATGGCATTTAACATAATTGTAGCACCTTTCTGGGCTGCGTATACAGAAGCATGGGTTAAAAAAGATATGGTTTGGATTAAAAACACTGTAAAAAAATTACTAATGATTTGGGGTGGATTAGCTATAGGAGGTATATTAATGGTATTTTTTGCTGATCCCTTCTATCATATTTTGTCTAAAGGAAAAGTAGAAGTCCCACTAAAACTATCGATAGCACTATTAATATATTTCATAACCTTTAATTTTGGTGGCATATTTGTGATGTTTATTAACGGTGTAGGTAAAATAAAATTACAAATGTATAGTAGTGCTATTGGAGCACTAGTATTTATTGCAGTTGCAATTATACTAGTTAAATACTATAAAATAGGAATGATCGGTCTTGTAGTAGCTTCCATTTTAAGTAACTTCTATGGTCTCATTTTAGCACCTATTCAATATAGAAAATTAATAAACAATAGTGCAACAGGGATTTGGGGAAAATAG
- a CDS encoding O-antigen ligase family protein: protein MNYLITNREIGAFNFMLILENVSLSKKYFNRLLKISKAVLIVAFFVIIIQQIHNENFFVRPDLVSEGFSKEIGAEDRIDSIYSWLGSNSSGYGFIPIFIIIAEVLARKKKSLLIWIIFGLIFAMLARARWLMINALLVFFILIINHKDKVRRVFKYSILVPVIAVGTYITLNNVGINAKDIVENRILEINDKGSQKSSSTRILAFVIFNKLYWKNAVFGKGNEKYGMGSTKPRHNYELETLLAGRSSQIHVGYLMLFYMYGLVGGIPFLIFIFLITKRLYKDAKITTYWGPFLAFLGFALSNLTLVHFSVFEMGLLFALLTNKYYLHRHNKQILSINNLS, encoded by the coding sequence ATGAATTATTTAATAACAAATAGAGAGATTGGAGCCTTTAACTTTATGCTTATTTTAGAAAATGTATCATTATCTAAAAAATATTTTAATCGCTTATTAAAAATAAGTAAAGCTGTATTAATTGTGGCTTTTTTTGTAATAATAATACAGCAGATACATAATGAAAATTTTTTTGTTAGACCTGATTTAGTTTCAGAAGGGTTTTCAAAAGAAATTGGAGCCGAAGATAGAATAGATTCAATATACTCTTGGTTAGGGTCAAATAGCAGTGGATATGGCTTTATTCCCATTTTTATTATAATTGCAGAAGTACTAGCCCGAAAAAAAAAATCATTATTAATATGGATAATATTTGGTTTGATTTTCGCAATGCTTGCTCGGGCAAGATGGTTAATGATAAATGCATTGTTGGTTTTTTTTATATTAATAATAAATCATAAAGATAAGGTAAGAAGAGTTTTTAAATATTCTATTTTAGTCCCCGTAATTGCCGTTGGGACTTATATTACGCTTAATAACGTTGGTATAAATGCCAAGGATATTGTTGAAAATAGAATATTAGAAATAAATGATAAAGGTAGTCAGAAGTCCTCCAGTACAAGAATTTTAGCCTTTGTTATATTTAACAAACTATATTGGAAAAATGCTGTTTTCGGAAAAGGTAATGAAAAGTATGGTATGGGTAGTACTAAACCTAGGCATAATTATGAATTAGAAACTTTATTAGCAGGCAGATCATCTCAGATTCATGTTGGATATTTAATGCTCTTTTATATGTATGGACTGGTTGGTGGAATCCCTTTTTTAATATTTATTTTTTTAATAACTAAAAGATTATATAAAGATGCAAAAATTACCACCTATTGGGGACCCTTTTTAGCGTTTTTAGGTTTTGCTTTATCTAATCTAACATTAGTCCATTTTTCGGTATTTGAAATGGGACTTCTTTTTGCTCTACTAACAAATAAATATTACCTCCATAGGCATAATAAACAAATACTTTCAATCAATAATTTGTCTTAA
- the rfbC gene encoding dTDP-4-dehydrorhamnose 3,5-epimerase: MNKIETSIQGCFELQPRIFKDDRGKLIKTFHKDTFLELGLETDFKEEYYSVSKKNVLRGLHFQTPPEDHVKCVTCISGKIFDAVVDLRKNSSTYKQNFTLELDAEKGNMLYIPKGFAHGFYALTENAIFLNRTTTVYNPNCDTGIKWDSCGIDWPFDNPILSGKDEQMVKLENYSSPF; encoded by the coding sequence ATGAATAAAATAGAAACTTCAATCCAAGGATGTTTTGAATTACAACCAAGAATATTTAAAGATGATAGAGGAAAGCTAATAAAAACCTTTCATAAAGATACTTTTTTAGAATTAGGTTTAGAAACCGATTTTAAAGAAGAATATTATTCAGTTTCTAAGAAGAATGTTTTAAGAGGTTTGCATTTTCAAACACCACCAGAAGATCATGTTAAGTGTGTAACCTGTATTTCTGGTAAAATATTTGATGCAGTAGTTGATTTGAGAAAAAATTCATCGACATACAAACAAAATTTTACTTTAGAGTTAGATGCCGAAAAAGGCAATATGCTTTATATTCCAAAAGGATTTGCTCACGGGTTTTATGCCTTAACTGAAAATGCAATTTTTTTGAATAGAACTACAACGGTATATAACCCAAATTGTGATACAGGAATAAAATGGGATAGTTGTGGTATCGATTGGCCTTTCGATAACCCAATACTATCTGGTAAAGATGAACAGATGGTTAAATTGGAAAATTATAGTAGTCCATTTTAA
- a CDS encoding UDP-glucose dehydrogenase family protein, with translation MITILGLGFVGLTTGLGFAKKGFKTYGFDIDEERLAMLNNHQIPFHEPHLKEVLQETLGKSFFLDATFEEAIKNSEAVFICVGTPSAPDGSADLKYILAAIDQIIEVDDNKFKVIITKSTVPPSTVSKKVIPYVKEKQQTYKRNVGFASNPEFLREGYCWEDFIEPDRIVLGVEDDKSKSILDKIYKPFNAPIHYVTYNSAEFIKYLSNTLLSTLISYSNEMSMIADGIGDIDVSKAFKILHEDKRWTGSPAGMASYVYPGCGYGGYCLPKDTSALNSIAIENGVDTQVLSGNLKINCNIKDFVVKKITSKLDKTDSIGILGLAFKPESDDVRLTPSKDIIEKLIEAGYTNINAYDPIANSEFAKHYPTINISYCNDLSSVLDKSENVVILTSWKEFKEQKEQISNKNVFDFRYIY, from the coding sequence ATGATTACTATTTTAGGATTAGGTTTTGTTGGCTTAACAACTGGATTAGGTTTTGCAAAAAAAGGATTTAAAACATACGGTTTTGATATTGATGAAGAACGTTTAGCCATGCTAAATAATCATCAAATTCCGTTTCACGAACCTCATTTAAAAGAAGTTTTACAAGAAACTTTAGGAAAATCATTTTTTCTTGATGCTACTTTTGAAGAAGCGATTAAAAACAGTGAAGCCGTATTTATTTGTGTAGGGACTCCTTCTGCACCTGATGGTAGTGCTGATTTAAAATATATTTTAGCAGCAATAGACCAAATAATCGAAGTTGATGACAATAAGTTCAAGGTAATAATTACCAAATCGACCGTACCACCTTCAACAGTTTCTAAAAAAGTAATACCTTATGTAAAAGAAAAGCAGCAAACATATAAAAGAAATGTAGGTTTTGCTTCAAACCCAGAATTTTTAAGAGAAGGTTATTGTTGGGAAGATTTTATAGAACCTGATAGAATTGTTTTAGGTGTTGAAGATGATAAATCAAAATCAATTTTAGACAAAATATATAAACCTTTTAATGCACCAATTCATTATGTTACTTACAATTCGGCTGAATTTATTAAATATCTGTCAAATACATTATTGTCTACATTAATAAGTTATTCTAATGAAATGTCAATGATAGCGGATGGTATTGGAGATATTGATGTATCTAAAGCTTTTAAAATATTACATGAGGACAAAAGGTGGACAGGTAGTCCAGCGGGAATGGCAAGTTATGTTTATCCTGGTTGCGGCTATGGTGGGTATTGCTTACCAAAAGATACCTCCGCTTTAAATAGTATTGCAATTGAAAATGGTGTTGATACACAAGTATTGAGTGGTAATTTAAAAATTAATTGCAATATTAAAGATTTTGTGGTTAAAAAAATAACTTCAAAATTAGATAAAACAGATAGTATTGGCATACTAGGTTTGGCTTTTAAACCCGAATCTGATGATGTAAGATTAACACCGAGTAAAGATATAATTGAAAAATTAATAGAAGCTGGTTATACAAATATTAATGCGTATGATCCTATTGCTAATAGTGAATTTGCAAAGCATTATCCCACTATAAATATTAGTTATTGTAATGATTTATCTTCTGTTTTAGATAAATCTGAAAATGTGGTTATTTTAACTTCATGGAAAGAATTTAAAGAACAAAAAGAGCAAATTTCAAACAAAAACGTTTTTGATTTTAGATATATATACTAA